From Rutidosis leptorrhynchoides isolate AG116_Rl617_1_P2 chromosome 3, CSIRO_AGI_Rlap_v1, whole genome shotgun sequence, a single genomic window includes:
- the LOC139896732 gene encoding gamma aminobutyrate transaminase 1, mitochondrial-like — MNSLVRRASSQIRTYTKNVGGSRMSTARWTSTEAVKNDDSTSDRNGFKGHGMLAPFTAGWQSSDLHPLVIEKSEGSYVYDTNGKKYLDSLAGLWCTALGGSEPRLVAAATKQLNTLPFYHSFWNRTTKPSLDLAKELLKMFTASKMDKVFFTNSGSEANDSQVKLVWYYNNALGRPEKKKFIARSKSYHGSTLISASLSGLPALHQKFDLPTPFVLHTDCPHYWRFHLPGETEDQFSTRLATNLENLIIKEGPETIAAFIAEPVMGAGGVIPPPEGYFEKIQAVVKKYDILFIADEVICAFGRLGTMFGCDKYNIKPDLVSLAKALSSAYVPIGAVLVSSKVAEVISSQSNKLGALSHGFTYSGHPVSCAVALEALKIYQERNIVEQVNKVAPKFQDGLKAFSSSPIIGEIRGTGLILATEFADNKSRDTPFPSEWGIGAYFGAQCEKNGMLVRVSGDNIMMSPPFIITPEEIDELISIYEKALKATELRVEELKSQH, encoded by the exons ATGAACAGTCTCGTGCGAAGAGCTTCATCACAG ATCCGTACATACACTAAAAATGTTGGAGGTTCTAGAATGTCCACGGCAAGGTGGACTAGTACAGAAGCAGTAAAGAATGATGATTCGACATCTGATCGTAATGG GTTTAAGGGACATGGCATGTTGGCCCCTTTCACGGCTGGATGGCAATCTAGTGATTTACATCCGTTGGTAATAGAGAAGTCAGAG GGTTCGTATGTCTATGATACCAATGGGAAGAAGTATCTTGATTCTCTTGCTGGTCTATGGTGTACAGCTTTAG GGGGGAGTGAACCTCGTCTTGTAGCTGCTGCAACCAAACAGCTAAATACTTTACCCTTCTACCACTCCTTTTGGAACCGTACCACAAAACCGTCTCTG GATCTCGCAAAAGAACTTTTGAAAATGTTTACAGCCAGTAAAATGGATAAAGTGTTTTTCACTAACAGTGGCTCTGAAGCTAATGACTCTCAG GTGAAATTGGTATGGTATTATAACAACGCACTTGGAAGGCCAGAAAAGAAGAAGTTCATTGCTAGATCTAAATC ATACCACGGGTCAACTCTCATATCAGCTAGTCTTTCTGG CCTTCCAGCATTGCATCAGAAGTTTGATCTGCCTACTCCATTTGTATTGCATACCGATTGTCCCCATTATTGGCGGTTTCATCTTCCAG GTGAAACCGAGGATCAGTTCTCAACCAGGTTAGCAACCAATTTGGAAAACCTGATCATCAAAGAGGGCCCAGAGACG ATTGCTGCATTTATTGCTGAACCAGTAATGGGAGCTGGAGGCGTGATACCACCACCCGAAGGTTATTTTGAGAAG ATCCAGGCTGTTGTTAAAAAATACGATATTCTATTCATTGCAGATGAG GTAATCTGTGCGTTTGGAAGGCTTGGAACTATGTTTGGATGTGATAAGTATAATATTAAGCCTGATCTTGTCTCCCTAGCCAAG GCGCTTTCCTCCGCGTATGTGCCCATTGGAGCTGTTCTTGTTAGCTCCAAAGTTGCAGAAGTCATATCTTCTCAGAGCAATAAACTAG GTGCACTTAGTCATGGATTTACCTATTCTGGACATCCTGTATCGTGTGCTGTTGCATTGGAGGCACTCAAAATATACCA GGAGAGAAACATTGTTGAGCAAGTGAATAAGGTGGCCCCGAAGTTTCAAGATGGGTTAAAAGCCTTTTCATCAAGTCCTATTATTGGAGAG ATACGTGGAACGGGTTTGATTTTAGCTACAGAATTTGCCGATAACAAGTCCCGTGACACCCCCTTTCCTTCTGAATGGG GTATAGGCGCATATTTTGGAGCACAATGCGAGAAAAACGGGATGTTGGTGCGGGTTTCTGGTGACAACATAATGATGTCTCCACCCTTTATAATTACACCTGAAGAAATTGACGAG ttgataagCATCTATGAGAAAGCGTTGAAGGCAACTGAACTGAGGGTCGAGGAATTGAAATCTCAGCATTAA